A window of the Sabethes cyaneus chromosome 1, idSabCyanKW18_F2, whole genome shotgun sequence genome harbors these coding sequences:
- the LOC128732896 gene encoding homeobox protein 5-like: MGKMSGSHCLVMGCRNRQLLNQTNTRSYFRFPRDPDMCKQWVEFCNRPELWKKYAENGPEYLYKSSRICSDHFQPSDFNNPNLFSQGLKKGSVPTQYPASKEPKNRYSISGIGLGLAVGGGGGSIGGNNSPPNHHNNNNDSESPLVMPMSTKRPLSSPPSAQQPVAKQRRSLPAALNLSTSTSNNHAAVSGALAGLIQRQQLKEQQRKAFAAALQLQHRQQVPNQQQTRSLLASLKQKPNSNNNNNNNNNNHISSNNNNNNTSSGKLAAAAAQEKLEDERGYGINYVDMDGGDSSEYESGLQSAVEKELAAYKQLQQMKAVKAAAAVIPASLKAELTVTPAVNHSHSNGHHSAAAALNGAINYKEKYEQTLKELFACRKIVKNQNNAIKQLQGEIDFLNQLLKEK; encoded by the coding sequence ATGGGAAAGATGTCCGGAAGTCATTGTCTGGTAATGGGTTGCCGTAACAGGCAATTGCTGAATCAGACCAACACCAGATCGTATTTTCGATTTCCTCGAGATCCTGATATGTGCAAGCAGTGGGTCGAATTCTGCAACCGGCCCGAGCTGTGGAAGAAATATGCCGAAAATGGCCCCGAGTACCTGTACAAGAGTTCTCGAATCTGCTCCGATCACTTTCAGCCGAGCGATTTCAACAATCCAAATCTTTTCAGTCAAGGGCTGAAAAAAGGTTCAGTGCCGACACAGTATCCAGCCAGTAAAGAACCAAAGAATCGCTACAGTATTAGCGGAATAGGACTGGGGCTGGctgttggtggtggtggtggtagtaTCGGTGGCAATAATTCGCCACCCAAccaccacaacaacaacaacgacagcGAGTCACCACTCGTCATGCCAATGTCAACGAAGCGACCGCTGTCGTCGCCGCCTTCAGCACAGCAGCCGGTTGCCAAGCAGCGAAGATCACTCCCCGCCGCCCTCAACCTTAGTACCAGCACCAGCAACAACCATGCTGCCGTGAGCGGCGCGCTAGCCGGACTGATTCAACGCCAGCAGCTGAAAGAGCAACAGCGGAAAGCGTTTGCTGCAGCCCTACAGCTCCAACATCGACAGCAGGTACCGAACCAGCAGCAGACACGATCGCTGCTGGCCTCGCTGAAGCAAAAACCCAActcaaacaacaacaacaataacaacaacaacaaccacatcagcagcaacaacaataataacaatACCAGCAGCGGCAAACTAGCAGCTGCTGCCGCACAGGAAAAGCTCGAGGATGAACGGGGGTACGGAATCAACTACGTGGACATGGACGGAGGAGATTCCTCCGAGTACGAGTCGGGCCTGCAGAGTGCGGTGGAAAAGGAACTGGCCGCCTACAAGCAGCTGCAGCAGATGAAGGCCGTCAAGGCGGCGGCCGCGGTTATTCCCGCATCGCTGAAAGCCGAACTTACCGTGACACCGGCGGTCAACCACAGCCACAGCAACGGTCACCactcggcggcggcggcgctgaACGGGGCGATCAACTACAAGGAAAAGTACGAGCAAACGCTGAAGGAACTGTTCGCCTGCCGTAAGATCGTCAAGAACCAGAACAACGCCATCAAGCAGCTGCAGGGTGAGATAGATTTCCTCAACCAACTGCTGAAGGAGAAATGA